A portion of the Halodesulfovibrio aestuarii DSM 17919 = ATCC 29578 genome contains these proteins:
- the dptG gene encoding DNA phosphorothioation-dependent restriction protein DptG has translation MHPIEFVTWTDEQIVQRAEAKNKPGLFLPFITHDTPIDWNKVVGAFLEIVLAKDVSRYSVEHFCEDAKKEFESVGIKEGKGWELLEQTYFRNNELYSVAPEFLVFHGSEVDSKSPERRVADFFADLLSAEHPDFCFDKLTFIEQKLSDLLRNSLQDTEPRVPKREPYFPMISEYFRKDFQFLVDNPQLFVREIENFLTLYGFLYTSQLSLSILSWHSKEEPRVKPLYFLLENEKASFERKYIHRYGYKLFEEHLRQVFPILAMCECFQYKSKSVKPFWKFINELELYETEALRVLRAFLSPFMIKRELAGEVEDFNDVEEAVNYLSSLFILQFEGTRSAALNKYCRSAENYFAKSFTATRGRAGKVLVLSQDMILLLTNLIVGKSEKLRFSDLLQGLNDRGVFLDTQSQQELIEFYERIGNSERLSDSGDAVYVGKTI, from the coding sequence ATGCATCCTATAGAATTTGTAACTTGGACAGACGAACAGATTGTACAACGTGCAGAGGCTAAGAATAAGCCTGGATTATTTTTACCATTCATAACTCATGATACTCCTATCGACTGGAATAAAGTCGTGGGTGCCTTTTTGGAAATTGTTTTAGCAAAAGATGTTAGTCGATATTCTGTTGAGCATTTTTGCGAAGATGCCAAAAAAGAGTTTGAAAGCGTAGGGATTAAAGAAGGGAAGGGATGGGAACTTCTTGAGCAAACATATTTTCGTAATAATGAACTTTATTCTGTCGCTCCAGAATTTTTAGTTTTTCATGGCAGTGAAGTAGATTCCAAATCACCAGAGAGGCGAGTTGCTGATTTCTTTGCTGATTTGTTGAGTGCTGAGCATCCAGACTTTTGTTTTGATAAATTAACTTTTATCGAGCAAAAGCTATCAGATTTATTGCGCAACAGCCTTCAAGATACAGAGCCGCGTGTTCCCAAAAGAGAACCATATTTTCCTATGATTTCTGAGTATTTCAGAAAAGATTTTCAATTCTTAGTAGATAATCCTCAGTTGTTTGTTCGAGAAATAGAAAATTTTTTAACCCTATATGGCTTTCTGTATACTTCGCAACTTAGTCTATCAATTCTTAGCTGGCACTCAAAAGAAGAGCCTAGGGTTAAGCCTTTATACTTTTTATTAGAAAATGAAAAAGCAAGTTTTGAAAGAAAGTATATTCATAGATATGGATATAAATTATTTGAGGAACATTTACGTCAAGTTTTCCCTATCTTAGCTATGTGCGAATGTTTTCAGTATAAATCCAAAAGTGTTAAGCCGTTTTGGAAATTCATTAATGAGTTAGAGTTATATGAGACAGAAGCTTTGAGGGTTTTAAGAGCTTTTTTAAGCCCTTTTATGATCAAGAGAGAGCTCGCTGGAGAAGTTGAAGATTTTAATGATGTTGAAGAGGCGGTTAATTATTTGTCTTCTTTGTTCATCCTTCAGTTCGAAGGAACTCGAAGTGCCGCACTCAATAAATATTGCAGGAGTGCTGAAAATTACTTTGCCAAGTCCTTCACTGCCACAAGAGGGCGAGCAGGAAAGGTTTTAGTCTTATCGCAAGATATGATCCTGCTGTTGACTAATTTAATTGTTGGGAAAAGTGAAAAGTTACGATTTAGTGATCTGCTTCAAGGTCTTAACGATCGTGGAGTGTTCTTAGATACGCAAAGTCAGCAAGAGTTAATTGAATTCTATGAGCGAATTGGTAATTCGGAACGTTTAAGTGATAGTGGAGATGCTGTATATGTTGGAAAAACAATTTGA
- the dptF gene encoding DNA phosphorothioation-dependent restriction protein DptF: MRLYDALSVLSKSSPFAVSTDVERTDELRQIKDYLYVPSEIEEQFALKLNKLADKNAGILFLCGSSGDGKSEILTRYKNSYQQLIDFHLDGTHSNSPQETAVEALNERFTKYKQSKRPLVVGINVGMLGNFAEEGAVEHDDIKSIIKEFLAVDSDTTSSDYRFLCFEDFQRFSFSSEGVDSEFAQSIMKKLTKLSDENPFYSLLQSEIHRDTSSYLAVNFKLLARKEVQQLLIELLLCARLAKNQFMTARALLDFLYQLLCSKGYLFDTLFEGGDNELLDNLQSYDPALVRSKELDQFIVEQSTDATVLDFKTFTDELEDEFGVIRVDSAYSHVRLFYLLHRIEFSSNYHRTFFQKSDDDLVRTFARLWLLHSGITGEGLSENYLFDFYFEKLIPSLHTYINRSAPQLPSDEFVISEYGETIVAAKLNITPDFERISKGKEKKTMCFQAYLLAEGEQIGVIEVTLNMLELLLDVLKGYQPTRYDNEVILLLDEVVELILSVARKQSSLVFWRNGECTTFKKHHDKYIGVQEG; this comes from the coding sequence ATGAGGTTGTATGATGCTTTGAGTGTACTTTCCAAGTCATCACCATTTGCTGTGAGCACTGACGTGGAAAGAACGGACGAGTTAAGACAAATAAAAGACTACTTGTATGTTCCAAGTGAAATAGAAGAGCAGTTTGCTCTCAAGTTGAATAAGCTTGCAGATAAGAATGCGGGAATACTCTTTTTGTGTGGGAGTAGTGGTGATGGAAAGTCTGAAATATTAACACGGTATAAGAATTCTTATCAGCAGTTAATCGATTTTCATTTAGATGGAACACATAGCAATTCTCCTCAAGAAACCGCAGTTGAAGCACTTAATGAGCGGTTTACTAAATACAAGCAGAGTAAGCGACCACTAGTGGTAGGGATCAATGTAGGAATGCTTGGTAACTTTGCTGAAGAGGGAGCCGTTGAGCACGATGATATTAAGTCTATAATCAAAGAGTTTTTAGCGGTAGATAGTGATACAACTAGCTCAGATTATAGATTTTTGTGTTTTGAAGATTTTCAGCGTTTTTCTTTTTCCAGCGAAGGTGTTGATTCAGAATTTGCTCAAAGCATAATGAAAAAGTTAACAAAGTTGAGTGATGAGAATCCATTTTACAGTTTACTCCAAAGTGAAATTCATCGAGATACTTCATCATATTTGGCCGTTAATTTTAAGTTGCTAGCAAGAAAGGAAGTGCAACAGCTTTTAATTGAACTTTTACTTTGTGCACGCCTAGCAAAAAATCAATTTATGACTGCCCGAGCCTTACTGGATTTTTTATATCAACTGCTATGCTCGAAAGGGTATTTATTTGATACATTATTCGAGGGAGGGGATAATGAACTGCTTGACAATCTTCAAAGTTATGATCCGGCTTTAGTCCGCTCAAAAGAGCTTGATCAATTTATTGTTGAACAAAGTACAGACGCTACTGTTTTAGATTTTAAGACTTTTACTGATGAGCTGGAAGATGAGTTTGGTGTAATTCGTGTTGACTCAGCCTATTCTCATGTTCGGTTATTCTATCTTCTTCATCGAATTGAATTTTCATCAAATTATCATAGAACATTCTTTCAGAAAAGTGACGATGATCTCGTTAGAACTTTCGCACGCCTTTGGTTACTGCACAGCGGGATAACTGGAGAAGGTTTATCTGAAAATTACTTATTTGATTTTTATTTTGAAAAATTAATTCCAAGTCTTCACACCTATATTAATAGGTCTGCACCACAGTTGCCCAGTGATGAGTTTGTGATTTCTGAATATGGCGAAACCATTGTAGCTGCAAAGCTAAATATTACTCCTGATTTTGAACGTATTAGCAAGGGAAAAGAAAAGAAGACGATGTGTTTTCAGGCGTACTTGCTTGCTGAGGGAGAACAAATAGGTGTTATCGAAGTTACATTAAATATGCTTGAGTTGCTTCTTGATGTTCTTAAAGGATATCAACCAACAAGATATGATAACGAAGTAATTTTGTTGTTGGACGAAGTAGTAGAGCTTATTCTTTCTGTTGCAAGAAAACAGTCATCATTAGTCTTTTGGCGTAATGGTGAGTGCACGACGTTTAAAAAACACCATGACAAATATATTGGGGTCCAGGAGGGGTAA
- the dndB gene encoding DNA sulfur modification protein DndB: MKNTSTEFSYSFPVIRGIQAGREYYTTMCPLKLVPRLFKFVEDDLPADLRAQRTLNKQRIPSLARYIIDNKKSYAFSALTVSIDGEVYFEAASNDPIGKKLGVLSIPMEARFLINDGQHRRAAIEEALQACPELADETISVVFFVDSGLKRSQQMFADLNRYAVRTTRSLGILYDHRDPLAELARMLADTVPVFIGMTEKEKTTISNRSRKLFTLSSIYQATKQLLQKGKNTKFSKQEEKLAIEFWTEISNNIPDWLLCKQKKVSAYELRADYVHAHGIALSALATAGSTLITTHPEGWKKHLAALKDLDWSRHNREIWEGRALIGGRLSKAKTNVTLTSNLLKQTLSLPLEPSEEEIETHYAPGKK, translated from the coding sequence ATGAAAAATACTTCCACAGAATTTAGTTATTCGTTTCCAGTAATTCGGGGGATACAAGCTGGTCGTGAATACTACACAACAATGTGTCCGCTGAAGCTTGTTCCACGACTTTTTAAGTTTGTTGAGGACGATCTTCCTGCCGATCTTCGCGCACAACGCACTCTCAACAAACAACGCATTCCTTCCCTTGCTCGGTATATTATCGATAACAAAAAAAGCTATGCATTTTCTGCTCTCACGGTATCTATTGATGGTGAAGTTTATTTTGAAGCAGCCAGTAACGACCCTATAGGAAAGAAGCTAGGTGTACTTTCAATCCCAATGGAAGCTCGATTTCTTATTAATGACGGGCAACACCGTAGGGCAGCAATTGAAGAAGCGTTACAAGCATGTCCTGAATTAGCTGATGAAACGATTTCTGTAGTATTTTTCGTTGATTCTGGTCTAAAACGCAGCCAGCAAATGTTTGCTGATTTAAATAGATATGCAGTCCGCACCACTCGTTCCCTTGGAATCCTCTATGACCACAGGGATCCACTCGCAGAACTTGCTAGAATGTTGGCAGATACAGTTCCAGTTTTTATCGGGATGACAGAAAAAGAAAAAACGACTATTTCCAACCGTTCTAGAAAACTGTTCACACTCAGTAGCATCTACCAAGCCACAAAGCAGCTTCTGCAAAAGGGCAAAAATACCAAATTTTCTAAGCAGGAAGAAAAATTGGCGATCGAATTTTGGACAGAAATTTCCAACAATATTCCAGATTGGCTTCTCTGTAAGCAAAAGAAAGTATCTGCATATGAATTACGTGCAGATTATGTTCATGCGCATGGCATTGCCCTTTCTGCACTTGCAACAGCAGGTTCTACTTTAATCACTACTCATCCAGAAGGTTGGAAAAAACACTTAGCAGCTTTAAAAGATCTTGATTGGAGTAGACACAACAGGGAAATATGGGAAGGTCGTGCGCTAATTGGTGGCAGGTTAAGTAAAGCAAAAACCAACGTCACACTTACTTCAAATTTATTAAAACAGACACTTTCACTTCCTTTAGAGCCAAGTGAAGAAGAAATAGAGACACACTATGCCCCAGGCAAAAAGTAA
- the dndC gene encoding DNA phosphorothioation system sulfurtransferase DndC — MPQAKSNVTAKKLDELINIIQQTYLADDRPWIVGYSGGKDSTCTLQIVWEALARLPKEKRTKKIYSISSDTYVEMPLIEQYLLGQISTLNHGATEQDLPIEAYTVEPDVDETFWVNMIGRGYPAPYRNFRWCTDRMKIKPTSRFIKDKIATHGEVVIVLGVRYSESSARAGSMQSERTTESGKKVGRKILSKYLSQHKDLAGALIFSPIEDWSTEDVWEYLRGYCPPWGGDHKELERLYSNAQKADDDGEDELALKTFGNSRFGCWTCTVVQRDLSMEAFIEKGEEWLKPLLKFRNDLMRTFEQEFKFKHRKYRRRTGRIETKDTNDGQKKLIWGPFTLEYRQHLLRKLLKTQLEVCELKQDPSIELIRKNELYRIRQLWCNDEGDWADSLPKIYEEILGEKLEVPRDDWSGMGKAEHEILQEVCAQNNIPKGLVTELFDLERRHHGMSRRSKIFDKIDSIFKKDWRTREEVFAEIGYEMSIEDDGVGGIHNVLEKNNSR, encoded by the coding sequence ATGCCCCAGGCAAAAAGTAACGTTACTGCTAAAAAGCTGGATGAACTCATCAACATAATTCAGCAAACATATCTTGCTGACGATCGCCCTTGGATCGTTGGTTACAGTGGTGGTAAAGATTCCACATGCACTCTGCAAATTGTATGGGAAGCTTTAGCGAGACTACCGAAAGAAAAACGCACAAAGAAAATTTACAGTATTTCTTCTGACACTTATGTAGAAATGCCTTTAATTGAACAATATCTTCTAGGGCAAATATCTACACTTAATCATGGCGCGACAGAGCAAGACTTACCAATAGAAGCATACACGGTTGAACCAGATGTTGATGAGACATTCTGGGTAAACATGATTGGGCGCGGCTACCCAGCGCCATACAGGAATTTCCGTTGGTGTACAGACCGCATGAAGATCAAGCCGACCAGTCGATTTATTAAAGACAAGATTGCAACACATGGTGAAGTGGTTATAGTTCTTGGCGTTCGCTATTCAGAAAGCTCAGCTCGCGCTGGAAGCATGCAAAGTGAACGCACAACTGAAAGCGGTAAAAAAGTTGGTCGCAAGATTCTTTCAAAATACCTTTCCCAACACAAAGACCTTGCTGGCGCTTTAATCTTCTCTCCTATTGAAGATTGGAGCACCGAAGATGTCTGGGAATACTTACGTGGCTACTGCCCACCGTGGGGCGGCGACCATAAAGAATTAGAGCGCCTTTACAGCAACGCTCAAAAAGCAGACGACGATGGTGAAGATGAGTTGGCATTAAAAACTTTTGGCAACAGCCGATTCGGCTGTTGGACCTGCACTGTTGTGCAGCGTGACCTTTCAATGGAAGCTTTCATTGAAAAAGGCGAAGAATGGTTGAAGCCGTTGCTAAAATTTCGCAACGATCTCATGCGTACATTCGAACAAGAGTTCAAATTTAAACACCGCAAGTATCGTAGACGTACAGGTCGTATCGAAACAAAAGATACAAACGATGGGCAGAAAAAACTCATTTGGGGGCCATTTACCCTCGAATATCGCCAACACTTGCTACGCAAACTGTTAAAAACACAGCTTGAAGTCTGTGAGCTCAAACAAGATCCTTCCATTGAATTAATTCGCAAGAATGAGCTCTACAGGATTAGACAACTGTGGTGTAACGATGAAGGCGACTGGGCTGATTCATTGCCTAAAATCTATGAAGAAATTTTAGGTGAAAAATTAGAAGTTCCACGTGATGACTGGTCAGGCATGGGAAAAGCTGAACACGAAATCCTTCAGGAAGTTTGTGCTCAAAACAATATTCCTAAAGGACTAGTTACAGAACTTTTCGATCTCGAACGCCGTCACCACGGCATGAGTAGACGTTCGAAAATTTTTGACAAAATTGATTCTATTTTTAAAAAAGACTGGCGTACTCGCGAAGAAGTCTTTGCTGAAATAGGATATGAAATGTCAATAGAAGATGATGGCGTTGGGGGTATCCATAATGTTCTTGAAAAAAATAACTCTCGATAA
- the dndD gene encoding DNA sulfur modification protein DndD codes for MFLKKITLDNYGLYRGQVTFNLSPETAPEDQPIVLFGGQNGAGKTTLFDAIRLAFYGKTAIGSRLTDNEYKTFLASKIHRSTSAVLHANYAAISIEFQHVILGERSEYKICRSWESSESEKITEKLSIWKDGETLTGVNQDYWAGFIEEVIPERLSSLFFFDGEKIKSIADDTNGNAAMAESIRTLLGLDIVEKLKSDLAIYRTKQAKQQSNSDYASQINSLELEVEELDANLLALKEELASNKTGIDGIQNTINKVEGKLRNEGSVFANQRDTFIERRAQIETSIEEQSKIIHHQCETMFPFSLCPTLCDKLTKQLAAEDEGTKARVVVNELNGILSEIQSKLSSDANLADKISKGINNRLNKYNAALDFTSLLKLSPKEALTILGWIEHSANSSKPSVNSARDERENLTLQLRKVEQDIQKAPESTVLEPIIEELNSHNQRLGELQQQRVELEEKLRKNENILADAQRRLHKATIAEVSDKACGKRIELTTRIDDALEEYAAKLTQKKIEGLRITVTKCFNRLSRKGNLIKDIQIDPDNFSVTLFDRYGHMLPKEELSAGEKQLFAVALLWGLSITSGRPLPVIIDTPLGRLDNAHRKTLIHNYFPKAAAQVIILSTDTEIDEQWHAELKPYVSKSFMLAHDTVENCTSVKEEYFWS; via the coding sequence ATGTTCTTGAAAAAAATAACTCTCGATAACTATGGGCTGTATAGAGGGCAGGTTACTTTCAACCTATCACCCGAAACAGCTCCTGAAGACCAACCTATCGTACTTTTTGGTGGCCAAAATGGTGCTGGCAAAACAACGCTATTCGATGCAATCCGTCTCGCTTTCTACGGCAAGACAGCAATTGGGTCACGTTTAACTGACAACGAATACAAAACTTTTCTTGCAAGTAAAATCCACAGATCCACTTCTGCAGTCTTACATGCTAACTATGCGGCTATCTCAATAGAATTTCAGCACGTAATTCTAGGTGAACGTTCTGAGTATAAAATTTGTCGTTCTTGGGAATCATCTGAATCTGAAAAAATTACGGAAAAACTTTCCATATGGAAAGATGGCGAAACTCTAACTGGCGTTAACCAAGATTACTGGGCTGGTTTTATCGAAGAAGTTATTCCCGAAAGGTTATCTAGCCTTTTTTTCTTCGATGGTGAAAAGATCAAAAGCATTGCTGATGACACAAATGGCAATGCCGCTATGGCAGAATCTATTAGAACCCTTCTGGGACTGGACATCGTTGAAAAGCTCAAGTCTGACCTTGCAATATACCGCACCAAGCAAGCTAAACAACAGTCTAACAGCGATTATGCCTCACAAATCAACAGCCTTGAACTCGAAGTTGAAGAATTAGACGCTAACTTGTTGGCCTTAAAAGAAGAACTTGCCTCTAATAAGACTGGCATAGATGGAATCCAAAATACCATCAACAAAGTTGAGGGAAAACTTCGCAACGAAGGCTCAGTATTTGCGAACCAGCGTGACACTTTTATTGAGAGACGGGCACAAATCGAAACTTCAATCGAAGAGCAATCTAAAATAATTCACCACCAGTGCGAAACCATGTTTCCTTTCTCATTGTGTCCAACCCTGTGTGACAAGTTAACAAAACAACTTGCTGCAGAGGATGAGGGCACTAAAGCTCGGGTTGTAGTTAATGAACTAAATGGAATTCTTTCTGAGATTCAAAGTAAGCTATCTAGCGACGCCAACCTTGCTGATAAAATCTCAAAAGGCATTAACAACAGGCTAAACAAGTATAATGCTGCCTTAGATTTTACTTCATTACTCAAGCTATCGCCAAAAGAAGCGCTGACAATTTTAGGTTGGATTGAACACTCCGCAAATTCATCAAAGCCATCGGTAAACAGCGCACGTGATGAACGCGAAAACCTTACACTTCAGCTTCGCAAAGTTGAACAGGACATCCAAAAAGCTCCCGAAAGCACTGTGCTTGAACCAATCATTGAAGAACTTAACTCTCACAATCAACGATTAGGCGAATTGCAACAACAGCGTGTAGAATTGGAAGAAAAGCTTCGTAAAAATGAAAATATATTAGCAGATGCACAAAGACGCTTACATAAAGCAACCATTGCGGAAGTTAGTGACAAAGCTTGCGGAAAGCGCATTGAATTGACAACGAGAATTGATGATGCCCTTGAAGAGTATGCAGCAAAGCTTACCCAGAAGAAAATTGAAGGACTACGAATTACTGTTACAAAATGTTTCAACAGGTTAAGCCGCAAAGGCAATTTGATTAAAGACATCCAGATCGACCCAGATAACTTTTCAGTTACTCTCTTCGATCGATATGGACATATGTTGCCGAAAGAGGAACTAAGCGCTGGTGAGAAACAACTGTTTGCGGTTGCTCTACTTTGGGGACTTTCAATTACATCAGGCCGCCCACTACCTGTAATCATCGATACTCCGCTTGGTCGTTTGGATAATGCACACAGAAAAACGCTTATCCACAACTACTTTCCTAAAGCAGCCGCTCAGGTCATCATTCTATCAACGGATACTGAAATTGACGAACAATGGCATGCAGAACTAAAACCTTATGTGTCCAAATCGTTCATGCTTGCCCATGACACCGTCGAGAACTGCACTTCAGTAAAAGAAGAATACTTCTGGAGCTAA
- the dndE gene encoding DNA sulfur modification protein DndE — protein sequence MNELTLQRVPFTKDADNKLRSLKAKTGLTPNILCRLAFCLSVEHSTTPPEVDMTERGREINRYTLFGEYETLFTSLLKVWHHEHSSPLEINDLCIRHIHRGISLINPNKL from the coding sequence ATGAACGAACTTACTCTACAGCGCGTTCCTTTTACTAAAGACGCAGACAATAAGCTTAGGTCATTAAAGGCAAAGACAGGACTTACCCCAAATATCCTATGCCGCCTTGCCTTCTGCCTTTCAGTGGAACACAGCACGACACCACCTGAAGTTGACATGACAGAACGTGGGCGTGAAATTAACCGCTACACACTGTTTGGTGAATATGAAACATTGTTCACGTCTCTTTTAAAAGTGTGGCACCATGAACACTCGTCACCTCTTGAAATAAATGATCTTTGTATTCGCCACATCCACCGTGGGATATCATTGATCAATCCCAACAAGTTATAA
- a CDS encoding TIR domain-containing protein produces the protein MPKRRVFYSFHYKPDASRASQVRNIGVLEGSRPATDNDWEKVKKGGEKAIKEWIEGQMKGKSCAVVLVGENTGGRKWITHEIVKAWDKGMGVVGIKIHGLKDLDGKTSRMGGNPFDHVIHSPSKKKLSTLVKCYNPVGATSKEKYAWIKKHLTNAVEEAIKIRSQHD, from the coding sequence ATGCCTAAACGAAGAGTTTTCTATAGTTTTCATTATAAGCCTGACGCTAGCCGAGCCTCACAAGTTCGTAACATTGGGGTTCTAGAGGGAAGTCGTCCTGCTACTGATAATGATTGGGAGAAGGTAAAGAAGGGGGGGGAGAAAGCAATTAAGGAGTGGATTGAGGGGCAAATGAAAGGTAAGTCCTGCGCAGTTGTTCTTGTTGGTGAGAATACAGGAGGTCGTAAATGGATTACTCACGAAATCGTAAAAGCTTGGGATAAGGGGATGGGGGTCGTTGGGATTAAAATTCACGGCTTAAAGGATTTAGACGGAAAGACGTCTCGTATGGGGGGGAACCCTTTTGATCACGTGATACATAGCCCGTCTAAAAAGAAATTATCAACGTTGGTTAAATGTTACAATCCAGTCGGGGCGACTAGTAAAGAAAAATATGCATGGATTAAGAAGCATCTTACCAACGCTGTTGAGGAAGCAATCAAGATTAGGTCTCAACATGACTAA
- a CDS encoding SIR2 family protein, whose product MMSREKEVFVKAILTELEDDNLAIFAGAGLSAGAGFVDWKTLLEPLAEDLSLDISKVTDLVALAQYHCNENCDNRSKINDIILNKFSQKKDTTPTHSVLSSLPISTYWTTNYDKLIELALAERGKCVDVKHTNEHLTLTKRGRDAVVYKMHGDVDHPNNAILTKDDYEQYHLKMEHYLSALKGDLISKTFIFIGFSFTDPNLDYILSRVRVAYEKNQRQHYCFVRSVKEYECNSNADYEYNMRKQELFINDLKRFGIKAIKVEEYFEITELLREIESRYKRKTVFISGAAHEYNDWSEEDALFFLNNLSSDLIKKNFKIVSGFGLGVGSSIISGALEEIYLRGASHSAEQLILRPFPYQEVKSDNLKQCYTQYRSDMISHAGIAVFLFGNKKLKDGTLAMSDGMSEEFEICLQHGIPIILVGATGYITKELLEEYLDKEELPNDFKNYLIQLDKVSDIKELNELLLEAIQHTCKMERLKYA is encoded by the coding sequence ATGATGAGTCGTGAGAAAGAAGTGTTTGTCAAAGCCATTTTAACAGAGCTTGAAGATGACAATTTAGCTATTTTTGCAGGGGCAGGACTATCGGCAGGGGCTGGATTTGTTGATTGGAAAACGCTGTTAGAACCACTTGCTGAAGATTTATCATTAGATATTTCTAAAGTAACTGACTTAGTTGCGTTAGCTCAATACCATTGTAATGAAAATTGCGATAATAGAAGCAAAATAAACGATATAATACTAAATAAATTTTCACAGAAAAAAGATACGACTCCAACACATTCTGTGTTGAGCTCATTGCCAATATCGACTTATTGGACAACTAATTATGATAAACTAATCGAATTAGCTCTAGCTGAACGTGGAAAGTGTGTTGATGTGAAACATACAAACGAGCATCTGACTCTTACTAAAAGAGGTCGCGATGCCGTTGTATATAAAATGCATGGTGATGTTGACCATCCCAATAATGCAATTCTAACAAAAGATGACTATGAACAGTATCATTTAAAAATGGAACATTATCTGTCGGCACTGAAAGGTGATTTGATATCCAAGACGTTCATTTTTATAGGCTTTAGTTTTACTGACCCGAATTTAGATTATATTTTAAGCCGTGTTAGAGTTGCCTATGAAAAAAATCAGAGGCAGCATTATTGTTTTGTAAGGTCTGTGAAGGAATATGAATGTAATAGTAATGCTGATTATGAATACAACATGCGAAAGCAAGAATTATTTATAAACGATCTAAAAAGATTTGGAATAAAGGCCATCAAGGTTGAAGAATATTTTGAAATAACAGAACTATTACGCGAAATTGAATCTCGATATAAAAGAAAAACTGTATTTATATCTGGAGCAGCCCACGAGTATAATGATTGGTCAGAAGAAGACGCTTTGTTTTTTTTGAATAACTTAAGTTCAGATCTTATTAAAAAAAATTTTAAAATAGTTTCAGGTTTTGGGCTTGGTGTTGGGAGTTCTATTATTTCAGGGGCATTGGAAGAAATATATTTGAGAGGGGCTTCGCATTCCGCAGAGCAGCTTATATTGAGACCATTCCCATACCAAGAGGTTAAAAGTGATAATCTTAAACAATGCTATACCCAATATCGCAGCGATATGATCTCGCATGCTGGAATAGCAGTATTCCTTTTTGGTAATAAGAAGTTAAAGGATGGCACCTTGGCTATGTCGGATGGCATGAGTGAAGAATTTGAAATTTGCCTTCAGCATGGAATTCCAATTATTTTAGTTGGGGCAACTGGTTATATCACAAAGGAACTGCTTGAAGAATACTTGGATAAGGAGGAGTTACCTAATGACTTTAAGAACTACCTTATTCAGTTAGACAAAGTAAGTGACATTAAAGAGTTAAATGAATTACTTCTTGAAGCAATTCAACATACATGCAAGATGGAGAGGTTAAAATATGCCTAA